In the genome of Olsenella profusa DSM 13989, one region contains:
- a CDS encoding IS1595 family transposase produces the protein MTSMSARMVAAADGGGGDLLSWVARHGDEASCEEGLMRLRFPGGWVCPRCGNRRCSPVAGRPRKRQCTRCRLQFSVTSGTPMQGSRLPLPKWFLAFRLVAGSKRGVSAAELARALGTSETTARYVVLRLRGAMSAGLGRLRPGLG, from the coding sequence ATGACGAGCATGAGCGCGCGGATGGTGGCGGCGGCGGACGGCGGCGGCGGGGACCTCCTGTCCTGGGTCGCGAGGCACGGGGACGAGGCGTCGTGCGAGGAGGGGCTGATGCGGCTGCGCTTCCCGGGCGGCTGGGTCTGCCCGAGGTGCGGCAACCGCAGGTGCAGCCCCGTAGCGGGCAGGCCGAGGAAGCGGCAGTGCACCCGCTGCAGGCTCCAGTTCTCGGTGACCTCCGGGACCCCGATGCAGGGCTCGAGGCTGCCGCTGCCGAAGTGGTTCCTGGCGTTCCGGCTCGTCGCCGGCTCGAAGAGGGGCGTCTCGGCCGCCGAGCTGGCCCGCGCCCTGGGCACGAGCGAGACCACCGCGCGATACGTGGTCCTGAGGCTGCGCGGCGCGATGTCCGCCGGATTGGGGCGCCTTCGGCCGGGTCTCGGGTGA
- a CDS encoding transposase encodes MDDFFVGAAAAGTVGRGTTRQPMICAVSRGGRGGPGTCALRVVPDAAGGAYSRFAEEHVGVLSHVRADMWQGVTAGLRGWPGLDQRPFDASDPASSLALVHHVISDFKAYALGTFHGLSRARLQGVCDEFSWRYCHRGPAPASALAADVAAAPHVPRAELEASFGPQPRVASPRARTGARVRQRERVEELLREAGPGDGLLGLLDDGFRERRE; translated from the coding sequence GTGGACGACTTCTTCGTGGGGGCCGCGGCCGCAGGGACCGTGGGCAGGGGGACCACCAGGCAGCCGATGATCTGCGCGGTGTCGCGCGGCGGCCGGGGCGGCCCCGGGACGTGCGCCCTCAGGGTCGTCCCCGACGCGGCGGGCGGGGCGTACTCGCGCTTCGCCGAGGAGCACGTGGGGGTGCTCTCGCACGTCCGCGCCGACATGTGGCAGGGCGTCACCGCCGGCCTGCGCGGCTGGCCGGGGCTCGACCAGCGCCCGTTCGACGCGTCGGACCCGGCCTCCTCGCTCGCGCTCGTGCACCACGTGATATCGGACTTCAAGGCGTACGCCCTCGGCACCTTCCACGGGCTGTCGCGGGCGAGGCTGCAGGGCGTGTGCGACGAGTTCAGCTGGAGGTACTGCCACAGGGGCCCCGCGCCGGCGTCCGCGCTCGCCGCCGACGTCGCGGCCGCCCCGCACGTCCCCCGCGCCGAGCTCGAGGCCTCGTTCGGCCCGCAGCCCCGCGTCGCGAGCCCGAGGGCGCGCACGGGGGCGAGGGTCAGGCAGCGCGAGCGCGTCGAGGAGCTGCTGCGCGAGGCCGGGCCGGGCGACGGCCTGCTGGGGCTGCTCGACGACGGCTTCCGGGAGCGGAGGGAGTGA